One segment of Pandoraea pnomenusa DNA contains the following:
- a CDS encoding LytR/AlgR family response regulator transcription factor, translating to MTSPLALIAEDEPLLAEALRAMLAQAWPELRVLPVALDGTSAIAAIVQHQPEVVFLDIAMPGATGLDVARACARLSRPPQIVFVTAFDRFALDAFDAAAVDYLLKPVQPDRLARTVARLRDRLDAPDDGALAQLLTTLRTRLQVSSLPVNGRADGVANDAAPGEVHGIATAQGATEVAAEVEEANEPAVLTVARERRDYLRFVRASVKDEVRIVPVEDVCFFEAADKYVVVATTDGDLLIRTSLRELLPQLDPSRFWQVHRSTVVNVAEVVSAQHTPLGRLTLKLRRRKDRVAVSRQYAHLFRQM from the coding sequence ATGACATCCCCCCTCGCCCTGATTGCCGAAGACGAACCCCTGCTGGCCGAGGCGCTGCGCGCCATGCTCGCGCAGGCCTGGCCCGAGTTGCGTGTGCTGCCGGTCGCGCTGGATGGCACGTCGGCGATTGCCGCCATCGTCCAGCATCAGCCCGAAGTCGTGTTTCTCGACATCGCGATGCCTGGCGCGACGGGGCTCGACGTGGCACGCGCCTGTGCACGGCTGAGCCGGCCCCCGCAGATCGTGTTCGTGACCGCGTTCGACCGGTTCGCACTTGACGCGTTCGACGCGGCCGCCGTCGATTATCTGCTCAAGCCGGTGCAACCCGATCGCCTCGCACGCACGGTCGCGCGCCTGCGTGACCGGCTTGATGCTCCCGATGACGGCGCGCTCGCGCAACTGTTGACGACATTGCGCACGCGGCTGCAAGTCAGCTCCCTGCCGGTGAACGGTCGCGCGGACGGTGTGGCGAACGATGCGGCGCCAGGCGAGGTGCACGGTATCGCTACGGCGCAGGGGGCGACAGAGGTGGCGGCGGAGGTGGAGGAGGCCAACGAGCCGGCGGTGCTGACGGTCGCGCGCGAGAGGCGCGATTACCTGCGCTTCGTGCGGGCGTCGGTGAAGGACGAGGTTCGAATCGTGCCGGTCGAGGACGTCTGCTTTTTCGAGGCGGCGGACAAGTACGTCGTCGTGGCGACGACCGATGGCGATCTGCTCATTCGCACCAGTCTGCGCGAGCTATTGCCGCAACTCGATCCGTCGCGCTTCTGGCAGGTGCATCGCAGCACGGTGGTGAATGTTGCCGAAGTCGTGAGCGCGCAGCATACGCCGCTGGGGCGCCTCACGCTCAAGCTCAGGCGCCGCAAGGACCGTGTCGCCGTCAGTCGGCAGTACGCGCACCTGTTCCGGCAGATGTAG
- a CDS encoding DMT family transporter, translated as MRSSDIARLLSLSAIWGASFLFMRIIVPALGPLPTAFLRVALGAVGLAVILLALRVRWAFKGLLGASMLLGVINSGIPFVMYCLAARVLPAGYSAILNATTPLMGVVIGAMCFHDRLTGAKALGVLVGLAGVAVLTRTGPVTMSGPVAMGALACLVATSCYGLAGYLTRRWITERGGLDAKLVAFGSQLGAALVLLPFFGYVSVTSGMPGQATGGVWAAVAALGFLCSAIAYMLYFRLIADLGPLRSLTVTFLIPPFGVLWGALFLNEAVTLAHLVGGCFIALAVWLVCKPPRAVASTQRAPS; from the coding sequence ATGCGTTCGTCAGACATTGCCCGTTTACTGTCGCTTTCCGCCATCTGGGGGGCGAGCTTCCTGTTCATGCGGATCATCGTGCCGGCGCTGGGGCCGCTGCCCACGGCATTTCTTCGCGTGGCGCTGGGCGCCGTCGGGTTGGCGGTGATTCTGCTCGCGCTGCGGGTGCGCTGGGCGTTCAAGGGCCTGCTCGGCGCCTCGATGCTGCTGGGTGTGATCAATTCGGGCATCCCCTTCGTCATGTACTGCCTCGCGGCGCGCGTGCTGCCAGCCGGCTACTCCGCCATTCTCAACGCCACCACGCCGCTGATGGGCGTGGTGATCGGCGCCATGTGCTTTCACGACCGGCTCACCGGGGCGAAGGCGCTGGGCGTGCTGGTCGGGCTGGCCGGCGTGGCAGTGCTCACGCGCACGGGACCGGTCACGATGTCGGGGCCGGTCGCGATGGGGGCGTTGGCGTGCCTGGTGGCCACATCGTGCTACGGCCTTGCGGGCTATCTCACGCGCCGCTGGATCACCGAGCGAGGCGGTCTCGACGCGAAGCTGGTCGCGTTCGGCAGTCAGTTGGGGGCGGCGCTCGTGCTGCTGCCGTTCTTCGGCTACGTGTCGGTCACCTCCGGCATGCCGGGACAGGCCACGGGCGGCGTCTGGGCCGCGGTGGCGGCGCTCGGCTTCCTCTGCAGCGCCATCGCCTACATGTTGTACTTTCGTCTGATCGCCGATCTCGGCCCGTTGCGCTCGCTCACGGTCACGTTCCTGATACCGCCGTTCGGCGTGCTCTGGGGAGCGCTCTTCCTGAACGAAGCCGTCACGCTGGCCCACCTCGTCGGCGGTTGTTTCATCGCGCTGGCCGTGTGGCTCGTCTGCAAACCCCCCAGAGCCGTTGCGTCGACGCAGCGCGCTCCCTCCTAG
- the aceA gene encoding isocitrate lyase, which yields MTTRQEQVKQLEQDWANNPRWKGIKRGYSAEDVVRLRGSIQPEQTLARRGAERLWSMINDEPFVNALGALTGNQAMQQVKAGLKAIYLSGWQVAGDANLAGEMYPDQSLYPANSVPQVVRRINNTFTRADQIQWSEGKNPGDEGYIDYFAPIVADAEAGFGGVLNAFELMKAMIEAGAGGVHFEDQLASVKKCGHMGGKVLVPTREAVAKLVAARLAADVLGVPTVLIARTDAEAADLITADVDPLDQPFCTGERTVEGFYRTRNGLDQAIARGLAYAPYADLVWCETGKPDLEFAKQFAEGIHKHFPGKMLSYNCSPSFNWKKNLDDATIAKFQKELGAMGYKFQFITLAGFHSLNYSMFNLAHGYARRQMSAFVELQEAEFAAADKGFTAVKHQREVGTGYFDAVTQTIERDASTTALKGSTEDEQFFDEKKAQVKAA from the coding sequence ATGACGACCCGTCAAGAGCAAGTGAAGCAACTCGAGCAGGACTGGGCGAACAACCCGCGCTGGAAGGGCATCAAGCGTGGCTACTCGGCCGAGGACGTGGTGCGTCTGCGCGGGTCGATCCAGCCGGAACAAACGCTTGCCCGCCGCGGTGCGGAGCGCCTGTGGAGCATGATCAACGACGAGCCGTTCGTGAACGCCCTGGGCGCTCTGACCGGCAACCAGGCCATGCAGCAGGTCAAGGCCGGCCTGAAGGCGATCTATCTGTCGGGCTGGCAGGTGGCGGGCGACGCCAACCTCGCGGGCGAGATGTACCCCGACCAGTCGCTGTACCCGGCCAACTCGGTGCCGCAGGTCGTGCGCCGCATCAACAACACCTTCACGCGCGCTGACCAGATTCAGTGGTCGGAAGGCAAGAACCCGGGCGACGAGGGCTACATCGATTACTTCGCGCCGATCGTGGCCGATGCCGAAGCCGGCTTCGGCGGCGTGCTCAACGCCTTCGAACTGATGAAAGCAATGATCGAAGCGGGCGCCGGTGGCGTGCACTTCGAAGACCAGCTCGCTTCGGTGAAGAAGTGCGGCCACATGGGCGGCAAGGTACTGGTGCCGACGCGCGAGGCGGTGGCCAAGCTGGTCGCCGCGCGCCTGGCCGCCGACGTGCTCGGCGTGCCGACGGTGCTGATCGCCCGTACCGATGCTGAAGCCGCCGACCTGATCACCGCGGACGTCGATCCGCTCGACCAGCCGTTCTGCACCGGCGAGCGCACGGTCGAAGGCTTCTACCGCACCCGCAACGGTCTCGACCAGGCCATCGCCCGCGGTCTGGCCTATGCGCCGTACGCCGATCTGGTGTGGTGCGAAACCGGCAAGCCGGATCTCGAATTCGCGAAGCAGTTCGCCGAGGGCATTCACAAGCACTTCCCGGGCAAGATGCTTTCGTACAACTGCTCGCCGTCGTTCAACTGGAAGAAGAACCTCGACGACGCCACCATCGCCAAGTTCCAGAAGGAACTCGGCGCCATGGGCTACAAGTTCCAGTTCATCACGCTGGCCGGCTTCCACAGCCTGAACTACTCGATGTTCAACCTGGCACACGGCTACGCCCGTCGTCAGATGAGCGCCTTCGTGGAGTTGCAGGAAGCCGAATTCGCCGCTGCCGACAAGGGCTTCACGGCAGTCAAGCACCAGCGCGAGGTGGGTACGGGCTACTTCGATGCCGTCACGCAAACGATCGAGCGCGACGCATCGACCACGGCCCTGAAGGGTTCGACGGAGGACGAACAGTTCTTCGACGAGAAGAAGGCGCAGGTCAAGGCAGCCTGA
- a CDS encoding haloacid dehalogenase type II, translating into MASRIQAVIFDAYGTLFDVYSVAAAAEQQFPGHGAALADLWRVKQIEYTQLRSLSGPRGERYRPFWDITADALRYAAARLNLTLSPVAEKRLMDEYTCLSVFPENPPVLRALRAMGFRLGVLSNGDPRMLDVGLKSGGILDLFDHVLSVDAVRKFKTAPEAYQLGPDAFGVSAGAIVFVSSNGWDVAGATWFGYPTFWVNRAGLPVEQLGVTPQGMGRDMRDLQRFVEALTGARA; encoded by the coding sequence ATGGCCTCCCGCATTCAGGCAGTGATCTTCGACGCGTACGGCACGCTCTTTGACGTGTATTCCGTTGCTGCGGCCGCCGAGCAGCAGTTCCCCGGTCACGGGGCGGCGCTCGCTGACCTGTGGCGCGTGAAACAGATCGAGTACACGCAACTGCGCTCGCTCTCGGGCCCGCGCGGCGAGCGCTATCGGCCGTTCTGGGACATTACCGCCGATGCGCTTCGCTACGCTGCCGCCCGACTGAATCTCACGCTTTCGCCGGTGGCGGAGAAGCGCTTGATGGACGAGTACACCTGCCTGTCGGTGTTCCCGGAAAACCCGCCCGTACTGCGCGCGCTGCGTGCGATGGGGTTCCGCCTCGGGGTGCTGTCCAACGGCGATCCGCGCATGCTCGATGTCGGCCTGAAGAGTGGCGGCATCCTGGATCTGTTCGATCATGTGCTGTCGGTCGACGCCGTGCGCAAATTCAAGACAGCTCCCGAGGCCTACCAACTAGGCCCCGACGCGTTCGGCGTGAGCGCCGGCGCCATCGTTTTCGTCTCCAGCAACGGCTGGGACGTGGCCGGTGCCACCTGGTTCGGTTACCCGACGTTCTGGGTCAATCGTGCCGGGCTGCCGGTCGAACAACTCGGCGTCACGCCGCAAGGGATGGGGCGCGACATGCGCGACTTGCAGCGTTTCGTCGAGGCATTGACGGGAGCGCGCGCCTGA
- a CDS encoding LysR substrate-binding domain-containing protein produces the protein MADLQDIAAFVAVATQGGFRSAARISGTSASQLSEAVRRLESRLGVRLLNRTTRSVATTDAGQRLLEHLTPALSAVESALDVVNGFRDRPAGRLRLNVPLAASKLVLPRIVPQFLAEYPDICLEVIVEDRFVDLLQSGCDAGIRYEEGMDQDMVAVPIGPRRQRMALAASPGYLAQHGRPRHPNDLREHICLRGRFSSGAMPPWHFTRKGKSLTVETNGPLIVNLGAAADLAVDSAVAGAGVIYLFEEWLQPYIDRGELDPLLEPWWPSFTGPLLYYPGRRYLPSPLRAFVDFAKTIHW, from the coding sequence ATGGCCGATTTGCAGGACATTGCCGCCTTCGTAGCCGTAGCCACGCAGGGTGGCTTTCGCAGCGCCGCACGTATCTCGGGTACCAGCGCCTCGCAACTGAGCGAGGCGGTGCGCCGGCTGGAGTCGCGTCTCGGCGTGCGACTTCTTAATCGCACGACACGCAGCGTGGCGACCACCGATGCGGGCCAGCGCCTGCTGGAACATCTGACGCCTGCGCTGAGCGCCGTCGAATCGGCGCTGGACGTGGTCAATGGCTTTCGCGACCGTCCCGCTGGACGCTTGCGACTGAATGTTCCATTGGCCGCCTCCAAACTGGTATTGCCGCGCATCGTTCCGCAGTTCCTCGCTGAGTACCCCGACATCTGTCTTGAGGTGATCGTGGAAGATCGCTTTGTGGATTTGCTGCAGTCAGGCTGTGACGCCGGCATCCGATACGAAGAAGGAATGGATCAGGACATGGTGGCGGTCCCCATCGGCCCGCGGCGTCAGCGCATGGCCCTGGCGGCTTCGCCAGGCTATCTCGCGCAACACGGCAGACCGCGCCATCCGAACGATCTACGCGAGCATATTTGTCTGCGCGGACGCTTTTCCAGTGGTGCCATGCCGCCTTGGCACTTTACGCGCAAAGGGAAATCGTTGACGGTGGAAACGAACGGACCGTTGATCGTGAACCTTGGCGCCGCCGCCGACCTGGCCGTTGATTCGGCGGTGGCTGGCGCGGGCGTGATCTATTTATTCGAGGAATGGCTGCAGCCCTATATCGACCGCGGCGAACTGGACCCGTTGCTGGAGCCCTGGTGGCCCAGCTTCACCGGTCCGTTGCTGTACTATCCGGGCCGCCGCTACCTGCCGTCGCCATTGCGCGCATTCGTGGACTTTGCGAAGACCATCCACTGGTAG
- the aceB gene encoding malate synthase A, with the protein MSLSLPPGMQLHVDAADIHPDYEAILTPEALAFIANLHRTFEPRRRALLAERVARAARLDAGEVPDFLPATQAVRDGDWRIAPLPQALQCRRVEITGPVERKMIINALNSGADSYMTDFEDSNAPNWHNQMQGHINVRDAVRGTISLEQNGKQYRLNDKVATLIVRPRGWHLDEKHVSVDGERMSGSLFDFGLHFFHNAKASLERGFGPYYYLPKLESHLEARLWNDVFVLAQNALGVAQGTIKATVLVETILAAFEMDEILYELREHSSGLNAGRWDYIFSCIKKFKVDADFCLADRSRINMTVPFMRAYALLLLKTCHRRNAPAIGGMSALIPIKNDPQANERAMAGIRADKARDATDGYDGGWVAHPGLVPVAMEEFVKVLGDRPNQIDKQRDDVTVKGRELLEFKPEAPITEAGLRNNINVGIHYLGAWLAGNGCVPIHNLMEDAATAEISRSQVWQWIRSPKGKLEDGRKVTAELVRELIPQELANVKALVGQVAPTYDRAAVIFEQMSTSADFVDFLTLPLYEEV; encoded by the coding sequence ATGTCCCTTAGCCTGCCCCCCGGCATGCAACTGCATGTCGATGCTGCCGATATTCACCCCGATTACGAGGCGATCCTGACCCCCGAGGCGCTCGCCTTCATCGCCAATCTGCACCGTACGTTCGAGCCGCGGCGCCGGGCCTTGCTCGCCGAGCGCGTCGCACGCGCCGCGCGGCTCGACGCGGGCGAGGTGCCCGACTTCCTGCCCGCGACACAGGCCGTTCGCGACGGCGACTGGCGCATCGCGCCGCTGCCGCAGGCGCTGCAATGCCGCCGCGTCGAAATCACGGGACCGGTCGAGCGCAAGATGATCATCAACGCGCTGAACTCGGGGGCGGACAGCTACATGACCGACTTCGAGGACTCGAATGCGCCGAACTGGCACAACCAGATGCAGGGCCACATCAACGTGCGCGACGCCGTGCGCGGAACCATCAGCCTGGAGCAGAACGGCAAGCAGTACCGGCTCAACGACAAGGTCGCCACGCTGATCGTTCGCCCGCGCGGCTGGCATCTCGACGAGAAGCACGTGAGCGTGGATGGCGAGCGCATGTCGGGCAGCCTGTTCGATTTCGGTTTGCATTTTTTTCACAACGCCAAGGCGTCGCTCGAGCGAGGATTCGGTCCGTACTACTATCTGCCGAAGCTCGAAAGCCATCTCGAGGCGCGCCTCTGGAACGATGTCTTCGTCCTCGCGCAGAATGCGCTGGGCGTGGCGCAGGGAACGATCAAGGCGACGGTGCTCGTCGAGACCATACTCGCCGCATTCGAAATGGACGAGATTCTGTATGAACTGCGCGAGCACAGCTCCGGCCTGAACGCCGGGCGTTGGGACTACATTTTCTCGTGCATCAAGAAATTCAAGGTCGATGCCGATTTCTGTCTGGCCGACCGCAGCCGCATCAACATGACCGTGCCATTCATGCGCGCCTACGCGTTGCTGCTGCTCAAGACCTGCCATCGCCGCAACGCGCCGGCCATTGGGGGCATGAGCGCATTGATCCCGATCAAGAACGATCCGCAGGCCAACGAACGGGCAATGGCGGGCATTCGCGCGGACAAGGCGCGCGATGCGACCGACGGCTACGACGGTGGATGGGTGGCGCATCCGGGTCTCGTGCCGGTCGCAATGGAAGAGTTCGTGAAGGTGCTTGGGGATCGTCCGAATCAGATCGACAAGCAGCGCGATGACGTGACGGTCAAGGGGCGTGAGTTGCTGGAGTTCAAGCCCGAAGCGCCGATTACCGAAGCGGGCCTGCGCAACAACATCAACGTTGGCATCCACTATCTTGGCGCCTGGCTCGCGGGCAACGGCTGCGTGCCGATTCACAACCTGATGGAAGACGCGGCCACGGCCGAGATTTCGCGCTCGCAGGTGTGGCAATGGATTCGCTCGCCGAAGGGCAAGCTCGAGGACGGCCGCAAGGTCACCGCCGAACTGGTGCGAGAACTGATTCCCCAGGAGCTGGCCAATGTGAAGGCACTGGTCGGGCAGGTCGCGCCGACGTATGATCGCGCCGCCGTCATCTTCGAGCAGATGAGCACCAGTGCGGACTTCGTCGACTTCCTCACGTTGCCGCTTTACGAAGAAGTCTGA
- the pip gene encoding prolyl aminopeptidase, which translates to MYPPIEPYEHGMLDVGNGHSIYWERCGNPLGKPAVFLHGGPGGGCSPEHRRLFDPTKYCVTLFDQRGCGRSTPHASLDYNTTWDLVDDIERLRTKFGYDRWLVFGGSWGSTLALAYAQTHVERVSELVVRGVFTVRREELQWYYQKGASWLFPDRWEKFLAPIPLEERGDLMRAYRKRLTSPDAAVRIEAARAWSLWEGSTITLLPDDHLAEAFGDPHYAIAFARIENHYFVHDGFLKPNQLIGGAPVLRDVPGVIVQGRYDVATPARTAWELHKAWPEADFFWAADAGHAFSEPTVLHWLIEATDRFAAT; encoded by the coding sequence TTGTACCCGCCTATCGAGCCCTATGAGCATGGCATGCTCGACGTCGGCAACGGACACAGCATCTATTGGGAACGGTGCGGGAATCCGCTCGGCAAGCCCGCGGTGTTCCTGCACGGCGGTCCGGGCGGCGGCTGCTCGCCGGAGCACCGACGACTCTTCGACCCGACGAAGTATTGCGTCACGCTTTTCGATCAGCGCGGTTGCGGGCGTTCGACCCCGCATGCGAGTCTCGATTACAACACGACGTGGGACCTCGTCGACGATATCGAGCGGTTGCGAACGAAATTCGGTTACGACCGGTGGCTCGTCTTCGGCGGGTCCTGGGGCAGCACGCTGGCGCTGGCCTATGCGCAAACGCACGTTGAACGGGTCAGCGAACTGGTCGTGCGAGGCGTTTTCACGGTGCGTCGCGAGGAGTTGCAGTGGTACTACCAGAAAGGCGCGTCGTGGCTGTTCCCGGACCGATGGGAGAAGTTTCTCGCGCCGATTCCGCTGGAGGAGCGCGGCGACCTGATGCGCGCCTATCGCAAGCGCCTCACGAGTCCCGACGCGGCCGTGCGAATCGAGGCGGCCCGCGCATGGAGCTTGTGGGAGGGCAGCACCATTACGTTGCTGCCGGATGACCATCTCGCCGAAGCGTTCGGAGATCCGCACTATGCCATCGCATTTGCTCGCATCGAGAATCATTACTTCGTGCACGACGGCTTTCTCAAGCCCAATCAACTGATCGGCGGCGCGCCAGTGCTGCGCGACGTGCCGGGTGTGATCGTGCAGGGCCGTTATGACGTGGCAACGCCCGCGCGCACGGCCTGGGAGTTGCACAAGGCCTGGCCCGAGGCCGATTTTTTCTGGGCCGCCGACGCCGGACACGCATTCAGCGAGCCTACCGTCCTGCATTGGCTCATCGAAGCGACTGACCGGTTCGCCGCGACCTGA
- a CDS encoding universal stress protein, with amino-acid sequence MFTHILIPTDGSELSEKAVTGGLELARALGARVTGYCCLAEYPYSPFSEYVLEAPATFSERIAEEACAHLDKLAEAAAAAGVPFDRCSSTFPAPYLGIIDAAERHGCDVILMASHGRRGLTSLLLGSETQRVLVHSKIPVLVYR; translated from the coding sequence CTGTTTACCCACATCCTCATTCCGACCGACGGCTCGGAGCTATCCGAGAAGGCCGTGACCGGCGGACTCGAACTGGCACGTGCACTGGGCGCGAGAGTGACCGGCTATTGCTGCCTCGCGGAGTATCCCTACTCGCCGTTCAGCGAATATGTGCTCGAAGCGCCAGCCACGTTCAGCGAGCGCATTGCCGAAGAGGCGTGCGCGCACCTGGACAAACTGGCCGAGGCGGCGGCGGCGGCGGGCGTGCCGTTCGACCGTTGCAGTTCCACCTTTCCGGCGCCCTATCTGGGCATCATCGATGCGGCGGAGCGTCATGGGTGCGACGTCATTCTCATGGCCTCGCACGGACGGCGCGGACTGACCAGCCTGTTGCTCGGCAGCGAGACGCAACGGGTGCTCGTGCACTCGAAGATTCCGGTGCTGGTTTACCGGTGA
- a CDS encoding DUF2306 domain-containing protein yields the protein METILVMHLAAAGAAVGLGIGILFMRRGTSRHRWLGRLWVAAMAVTALSSFGIRGIGGVGGGEGSGGMQLSWLHVLSSFVLVNLVLAARAIRQGRVASHRRRMLGLYAGLVIAGVAAVAVPGRLLNRALVQLWHHDAKLAQARADCARVDPGQASTQPLPCPTRRSNES from the coding sequence ATGGAGACGATTCTGGTAATGCATCTGGCCGCCGCAGGGGCGGCGGTGGGGCTTGGCATCGGCATCCTGTTCATGCGGCGGGGCACGTCGAGACACCGATGGCTGGGGCGTCTGTGGGTTGCGGCGATGGCGGTGACGGCGCTCTCGAGTTTCGGCATCCGTGGCATCGGCGGAGTCGGTGGGGGCGAGGGATCGGGCGGTATGCAGCTTTCCTGGCTGCACGTCCTCTCGTCGTTTGTGCTGGTGAACCTGGTGCTGGCCGCGCGGGCGATTCGCCAGGGGCGGGTGGCGAGCCATCGGCGACGCATGCTCGGTCTGTACGCCGGGCTGGTGATCGCGGGCGTGGCCGCCGTGGCGGTGCCGGGGCGCCTGCTGAACCGTGCGCTCGTGCAGCTGTGGCACCATGACGCGAAATTGGCGCAGGCCCGCGCGGACTGTGCTCGCGTCGACCCGGGGCAAGCATCCACGCAACCGCTGCCGTGTCCGACGCGGCGATCGAACGAATCATAG
- a CDS encoding LysR family transcriptional regulator — MDRFKQIETFVAVAAKGSLSAAAALEGVAPAVIGRRIDALESRLGVKLLVRTTRRVTLTFEGSAFLEDCQRILNDMHNAEAAVSAGGVKASGHLRLSAPAGFGRRHVAPLLPVFIETHRDVSVTLDLSDRLVDLVNEGFDCAIRLGELPDSSLVSLRLGENRRVCVASPSYLAQHGRPASLDELAHHNCLAFGSTANQQRGWTFSQDGKVVTIRVNGNMECTDGAVLHDWCLDGYGLAWRSWWEVGDDIRAGRLVTVLDAFAAPPIGIHAVFAQRRHLPLRVRLFIDHLKHHYSSPAYWRDDSA, encoded by the coding sequence ATGGATCGCTTCAAACAGATCGAGACGTTTGTCGCCGTGGCGGCCAAGGGGAGCCTGTCGGCCGCCGCCGCGCTCGAGGGCGTGGCGCCGGCCGTGATCGGACGTCGCATCGACGCGCTCGAATCGCGTCTGGGCGTCAAGCTGCTCGTGCGCACCACACGCCGCGTGACACTCACGTTCGAGGGCTCGGCGTTTCTCGAGGACTGTCAACGGATCCTCAACGACATGCACAATGCCGAAGCCGCCGTGTCGGCAGGCGGAGTCAAGGCCAGTGGACATTTGCGGCTGTCGGCGCCCGCCGGATTCGGGCGGCGGCACGTCGCACCGCTACTGCCGGTGTTCATCGAAACGCACCGGGACGTCAGCGTCACGCTCGATCTCTCGGATCGTCTGGTCGATCTGGTGAACGAAGGCTTCGACTGCGCCATCCGTCTGGGCGAATTGCCCGATTCGAGCCTCGTGTCGTTACGCCTCGGCGAGAACCGGCGGGTGTGCGTGGCTTCGCCCAGCTACCTTGCGCAACACGGTCGCCCCGCGTCGCTCGACGAGCTCGCCCACCACAATTGCCTCGCGTTCGGCTCGACCGCCAACCAACAGCGCGGCTGGACCTTCTCGCAGGACGGCAAGGTCGTGACCATCCGCGTGAACGGCAACATGGAGTGTACGGACGGTGCCGTGCTGCACGATTGGTGTCTGGACGGTTACGGGCTCGCGTGGCGCTCGTGGTGGGAGGTGGGCGACGACATCCGCGCCGGACGACTCGTCACGGTGCTGGACGCCTTCGCCGCCCCACCCATCGGCATTCACGCCGTATTCGCGCAGCGCCGCCATCTGCCGTTGCGCGTCAGGTTGTTCATCGACCATCTCAAGCATCACTACAGTAGCCCCGCCTACTGGCGGGACGACTCGGCATAA
- a CDS encoding sensor histidine kinase, with protein sequence MRQPQSAQPIQAAPLRAKRGLWQTFWRELAGVMIFNTLIALGLRLIGFGGTFAQNFVFSQCIGLSIAALVDGGRRVIWREGVPPMGPFLVLVALGCLGGLAAGVGMGTALLGLPMSMWRPVGNHSVSIVLAVALAGTGIGTYHGWSRARLSQLREAAARQALREASVERQLVLARLKTLQAQLEPHFLFNVLANLDALIASDAARARMLLAHLNRFLRASLAATRAEVTSLADEFVLLDALLAIQQVRFGERLRYAFDLPDDCRALRVPPMLVQPLVENALKHGVEPLPEGAAVHVEAWLEASGEDSQHVVIRVADDGAGFHADTGADGVGLMNIRERLRVRYGDAASLTLAEGVPRGVVATLRLPMSAGGPADGAPTQVSGPGAWRA encoded by the coding sequence ATGAGACAACCGCAATCCGCTCAGCCCATACAGGCGGCGCCCCTACGGGCGAAGCGTGGCCTGTGGCAGACCTTCTGGCGCGAACTCGCCGGCGTGATGATCTTCAACACCCTCATTGCACTGGGGCTGCGATTGATCGGCTTTGGCGGGACCTTTGCGCAAAACTTCGTGTTCAGCCAGTGCATCGGCCTCTCGATTGCCGCGCTGGTGGACGGTGGGCGCCGCGTGATCTGGCGCGAGGGTGTGCCACCCATGGGGCCGTTTCTCGTGCTCGTGGCGTTGGGCTGCCTTGGCGGACTGGCGGCTGGCGTCGGCATGGGCACGGCGCTGCTCGGTCTGCCGATGTCGATGTGGCGCCCCGTGGGCAATCATTCCGTGTCCATCGTGCTGGCGGTCGCCCTGGCCGGCACCGGCATCGGCACGTATCACGGCTGGTCGCGGGCCCGACTGTCGCAACTGCGTGAAGCGGCGGCGCGGCAGGCATTGCGCGAGGCGTCGGTGGAGCGGCAACTCGTGCTGGCGCGCCTGAAGACGCTGCAGGCGCAACTCGAACCGCATTTCCTGTTCAACGTGCTCGCCAATCTGGACGCGTTGATCGCGAGCGACGCCGCGCGTGCGCGCATGCTGTTGGCCCACCTGAACCGGTTCCTGCGGGCTTCGCTGGCGGCCACGCGTGCCGAGGTCACGTCGCTGGCCGACGAATTCGTGTTGCTCGACGCGCTGCTCGCCATCCAGCAGGTGCGCTTCGGAGAACGCCTGCGCTACGCGTTCGACCTGCCCGACGATTGCCGCGCCCTGCGCGTGCCGCCGATGCTCGTCCAGCCGCTGGTCGAAAATGCGCTCAAGCACGGCGTGGAGCCACTCCCCGAAGGCGCCGCCGTGCACGTCGAGGCATGGCTCGAGGCGTCCGGCGAGGATTCGCAACACGTCGTCATCCGCGTTGCGGACGACGGCGCGGGCTTTCATGCCGACACAGGCGCCGACGGCGTGGGGTTGATGAATATCCGGGAGCGCCTGCGCGTGCGCTACGGCGACGCGGCAAGTCTGACACTTGCCGAAGGCGTGCCGCGTGGCGTTGTCGCCACGTTGCGCTTGCCCATGAGCGCCGGCGGTCCGGCCGATGGGGCACCGACACAGGTTTCTGGTCCCGGAGCGTGGCGTGCATGA